The following are encoded together in the Tatumella ptyseos genome:
- the nfo gene encoding deoxyribonuclease IV has translation MKYIGAHVSAAGGVFNAVTRAHEIGATAFALFTKNQRQWKAPPLPQSTIDLFRQACSDYGYGPQQILPHDSYLINLGHPVAEALEKSRVAFIDELERAAALGIALLNFHPGSHLQQISTEECLKRIAESINIALDNTSGVTAVIENTAGQGSNLGFEFEHLAEIIHHVEDKSRVGVCIDTCHAFAAGYDLRTVEQCEKTFSAFERIVGFQYLRGMHLNDAKSQFNSRVDRHDSLGEGNIGHTPFKWLMQDPRFDNIPLILETINPDIWAEEIAWLKAQQ, from the coding sequence ATGAAATATATTGGAGCACATGTCAGTGCTGCGGGCGGCGTATTCAATGCAGTGACGCGCGCACATGAGATTGGCGCAACTGCTTTTGCTTTATTTACTAAAAATCAGCGTCAGTGGAAAGCCCCCCCTCTACCGCAATCGACAATTGATTTATTCCGCCAAGCTTGTAGTGACTATGGCTATGGACCACAGCAGATTTTGCCCCACGATAGTTATTTGATAAATCTTGGTCACCCCGTTGCAGAAGCGCTGGAGAAGTCTCGCGTAGCCTTCATTGATGAGTTAGAGAGAGCGGCTGCTTTAGGAATTGCTTTACTGAATTTTCATCCTGGTAGCCATCTCCAGCAAATATCGACTGAAGAGTGTCTAAAGCGTATCGCCGAATCCATTAATATTGCCTTAGATAACACCTCAGGCGTGACGGCGGTGATTGAGAATACTGCCGGTCAAGGTAGCAATCTTGGCTTCGAATTCGAACATTTAGCAGAAATCATTCACCATGTAGAAGATAAATCACGGGTTGGGGTTTGTATCGATACTTGCCACGCCTTCGCGGCTGGCTACGATCTACGCACCGTCGAACAATGTGAAAAGACCTTCAGCGCATTTGAACGTATCGTCGGTTTTCAGTATCTACGTGGGATGCATTTAAATGATGCAAAGAGCCAGTTTAATAGCCGAGTCGACCGACACGACAGCCTAGGTGAAGGCAATATTGGCCACACTCCTTTTAAATGGCTAATGCAAGATCCTCGGTTTGATAATATTCCGCTTATTCTAGAAACGATTAACCCAGATATCTGGGCTGAAGAGATCGCTTGGCTAAAAGCCCAGCAATAA
- the fruA gene encoding PTS fructose transporter subunit IIBC has protein sequence MKIALITDASLGLASAQLIKQAFEKAISEQSDYVLAPVTEAETVIVAGDPALVTEPLAGKQVAAVESQALLTDAKASIEQAVSQATAWQAPVVAPIAASAPASTVKKIVAVTACPTGVAHTFMAAEAIEAEAKKRGWPVRVETRGSVGAGNPITPEEVADADIVFIAADIEVDLAKFAGKPMYRTSTGLALKKTAQEFDKALNEAKPYQSANSSAQTASGNTADKKEKSGAYRHLLTGVSYMLPMVVAGGLCIALSFAFGINAFKEQGTLAAALMQIGGTTAFALMVPVLAGYIAFSIADRPGLTPGLIGGMLASTLSAGFLGGIIAGFIAGYAAKLISGKLKLPQSMEALKPILIIPLVASLVTGLLMIYVVGKPVAFIMESLTHWLGTMGTANAILLGAILGAMQCSDMGGPINKVAYAFGVGLLSSSTYGPMAAIMAAGMVPPLAMGLATLVARRKFAKAQQEGGKAAIVLGLCFITEGAIPFAARDPLRVLPCCIAGGALTGAIAMAIGSKLMAPHGGIFVLLIPGAVTPVIGYLGAIIAGAVVAGITYAIIKRPEPVAA, from the coding sequence ATGAAAATAGCATTAATCACCGATGCCTCGTTGGGCTTAGCGTCGGCACAATTAATTAAACAAGCCTTTGAGAAAGCGATTAGTGAACAATCAGACTACGTACTTGCTCCGGTAACTGAGGCAGAAACGGTCATCGTTGCGGGGGATCCAGCCCTAGTAACAGAGCCTTTAGCAGGAAAACAAGTTGCTGCCGTTGAAAGCCAAGCGCTGTTAACCGATGCTAAGGCTTCAATTGAACAAGCCGTCTCCCAGGCTACAGCTTGGCAAGCACCAGTGGTTGCACCCATCGCCGCAAGCGCCCCTGCGTCTACGGTTAAGAAAATTGTTGCAGTGACAGCCTGTCCAACGGGCGTCGCACACACTTTTATGGCTGCAGAAGCGATAGAAGCAGAAGCGAAAAAACGCGGCTGGCCAGTGCGAGTGGAAACTCGTGGTTCCGTCGGTGCGGGTAATCCGATAACTCCTGAAGAAGTGGCTGATGCTGATATTGTGTTTATCGCCGCCGATATTGAAGTAGATTTAGCAAAATTTGCTGGAAAGCCGATGTATCGTACTTCAACAGGTCTTGCTTTGAAGAAAACGGCACAAGAGTTTGATAAAGCACTGAACGAGGCAAAACCTTATCAATCGGCCAATAGCTCAGCTCAGACCGCTTCAGGTAATACGGCTGATAAGAAAGAAAAATCGGGAGCCTATCGCCACCTACTTACCGGCGTTTCTTATATGCTGCCGATGGTTGTCGCAGGGGGCCTATGTATCGCGTTGTCCTTTGCCTTTGGGATCAATGCGTTCAAAGAGCAGGGCACATTAGCTGCAGCACTTATGCAAATTGGTGGTACCACCGCGTTTGCATTAATGGTTCCTGTGTTAGCCGGTTATATTGCCTTCTCAATCGCTGACCGCCCAGGTTTAACCCCAGGGTTAATTGGCGGAATGTTAGCATCAACCTTAAGCGCAGGATTTTTAGGTGGCATCATTGCTGGGTTTATCGCGGGCTATGCGGCGAAGTTGATTAGCGGTAAGTTGAAGCTGCCACAAAGTATGGAAGCGCTGAAACCTATCTTAATCATTCCATTAGTGGCAAGTTTAGTGACTGGTCTGCTGATGATTTATGTAGTAGGTAAGCCAGTTGCCTTTATTATGGAATCCTTAACTCATTGGTTAGGGACCATGGGCACAGCCAACGCTATTCTATTGGGTGCGATTCTTGGGGCAATGCAATGTAGTGATATGGGCGGCCCGATTAATAAGGTGGCTTACGCGTTCGGTGTCGGTCTGCTAAGTTCGTCCACTTATGGTCCAATGGCTGCCATCATGGCCGCTGGTATGGTGCCTCCTCTCGCGATGGGATTAGCGACCTTGGTTGCGCGTCGTAAGTTTGCTAAAGCGCAACAAGAGGGTGGTAAAGCCGCGATCGTGCTGGGATTATGTTTTATCACTGAAGGTGCCATTCCCTTCGCGGCACGTGACCCACTTCGTGTGCTACCTTGCTGTATTGCGGGCGGCGCATTAACTGGTGCAATTGCGATGGCAATTGGTTCAAAACTGATGGCACCTCATGGCGGTATTTTCGTTTTATTGATTCCGGGTGCAGTGACTCCGGTAATTGGTTACCTTGGCGCGATTATCGCAGGTGCGGTGGTAGCGGGTATTACTTACGCGATCATCAAACGTCCTGAGCCTGTTGCGGCCTAA
- the fruK gene encoding 1-phosphofructokinase: protein MSRRVATISLNPAYDLVGFTPEIERGEVNLVETTGLHAAGKGINVAKVLKDLGVDVTVGGLLGNENKEGFEQLFAEIGLHNRFQVIDGRTRINIKVTETGGDVTDLNFSGFTVSEENWQHFKQDSLSWLGDFDMVCVSGSLPQGIALEEFTDWMKALRQVCPCLVFDSSRAALDAGLLAGPWLVKPNRRELEMWAGRALPELSDVIAAAHQLREQGISHVVISLGAEGALWVNASGEWLAKPPACEIVSTVGAGDSMVGGLIYGLLMGETSEHTLRLATAVAALAVSQSNVGITDRSALAAMMARVELHSVTEQQ, encoded by the coding sequence ATGAGTCGCCGTGTAGCTACTATAAGCTTAAACCCAGCTTATGACTTGGTGGGATTTACGCCAGAAATTGAACGTGGTGAAGTCAATTTAGTTGAAACGACTGGACTTCATGCTGCGGGTAAAGGGATCAACGTTGCTAAAGTATTAAAAGATCTTGGTGTAGACGTCACGGTCGGTGGACTGCTAGGGAATGAAAATAAAGAGGGTTTTGAGCAATTATTCGCTGAAATAGGATTACATAATCGTTTTCAGGTTATTGATGGCAGAACGCGTATCAATATTAAAGTCACTGAAACGGGCGGTGACGTCACTGATCTCAACTTTTCCGGCTTCACGGTTAGCGAAGAGAATTGGCAGCATTTCAAGCAAGACTCGCTGAGTTGGCTCGGCGACTTCGATATGGTGTGTGTGAGCGGAAGTCTGCCACAAGGCATTGCCTTAGAAGAATTTACTGATTGGATGAAAGCGCTTCGCCAAGTCTGCCCGTGCTTAGTTTTTGATAGTAGCCGCGCGGCATTGGATGCAGGGCTATTGGCTGGGCCATGGTTAGTGAAACCGAATCGCCGGGAACTCGAAATGTGGGCGGGTCGTGCGCTGCCGGAACTCAGCGATGTTATTGCTGCCGCGCATCAACTGCGTGAGCAAGGAATCAGTCACGTAGTGATCTCTTTAGGCGCGGAAGGCGCGTTATGGGTAAATGCTTCTGGCGAGTGGTTGGCCAAACCTCCGGCATGTGAAATTGTGAGTACGGTGGGAGCGGGGGACTCCATGGTAGGCGGCCTGATTTACGGCTTGCTTATGGGAGAAACTAGCGAACATACGCTGAGGTTAGCGACAGCTGTTGCGGCGCTAGCAGTCAGTCAAAGCAACGTTGGGATTACGGACCGTTCAGCCCTCGCGGCAATGATGGCTCGCGTCGAATTACACTCCGTTACCGAACAGCAGTAG
- the fruB gene encoding fused PTS fructose transporter subunit IIA/HPr protein, with product MFQLEVQAIHTGASATDKEDAIRQVAAALATAGNVGEGYVSGMLAREQQTSTYLGNGIAIPHGTTDTRDLVLNTGVQVFQFPQGIAWGADQTAYVVIGIAAKSDEHLALLRQLTHVLSDDSIAETIKTASAEDLRAILMGEKQPAEFRFDTSLISLNVNTADLITLQALNAGRLQTIQAVSPNFVAKTLAQKPLHVGQGVWLQDCAEGNLFSAVAVSRPSTAVSLESGESVSLLITCSTADAQPLTVMHYLTHLINNNQASALFSADAAGVLALLTSEVSLGDDTVTEEFVIKNEHGLHARPGTALVTVIKQFDCDVSVINLDGSGKPANGRSLMKVVALGVKKGHRLRFTTSGPQAAEAMKAIGEAIASGLGEGAE from the coding sequence ATGTTCCAGCTAGAAGTTCAGGCGATTCATACTGGCGCCTCAGCCACCGATAAAGAAGATGCGATTCGCCAAGTCGCGGCGGCACTCGCCACGGCGGGCAATGTGGGTGAGGGCTATGTGAGTGGAATGCTAGCACGTGAGCAGCAAACTTCCACTTATCTCGGCAACGGCATTGCTATCCCTCACGGTACCACTGATACCCGCGATTTAGTGCTCAATACTGGTGTGCAGGTTTTCCAATTCCCGCAGGGTATCGCATGGGGTGCTGATCAAACTGCCTATGTTGTGATTGGTATCGCCGCTAAATCAGATGAACACCTCGCCTTACTTCGTCAACTGACGCATGTGCTGAGTGATGACAGTATTGCTGAGACGATTAAAACCGCTTCTGCTGAGGACCTTCGCGCTATCCTGATGGGTGAAAAGCAGCCTGCTGAATTTCGGTTTGATACCTCGTTGATTTCATTGAATGTCAATACTGCTGATCTCATCACCCTACAAGCATTGAATGCTGGAAGATTACAAACTATCCAGGCAGTATCACCAAATTTTGTCGCGAAAACCTTAGCGCAAAAACCATTGCATGTGGGACAAGGTGTTTGGTTACAAGACTGCGCTGAGGGTAACCTTTTTAGCGCTGTTGCCGTTAGCCGTCCGTCCACCGCTGTTAGCTTGGAATCTGGTGAATCCGTCTCTTTACTTATCACTTGTTCAACAGCAGACGCGCAGCCTCTCACAGTGATGCATTACCTCACGCACCTCATCAATAACAATCAAGCCTCTGCACTATTTAGTGCCGATGCTGCAGGTGTGTTAGCGCTATTAACCAGCGAAGTAAGTTTAGGCGACGATACGGTTACCGAAGAGTTTGTGATTAAGAATGAACATGGCCTGCATGCTCGTCCAGGTACTGCATTAGTCACGGTAATTAAACAGTTCGACTGTGATGTGAGCGTTATAAATCTTGATGGCAGTGGAAAGCCGGCCAATGGTCGCAGTCTAATGAAAGTGGTGGCCTTAGGGGTGAAAAAAGGTCATCGTTTACGCTTTACAACCAGTGGACCTCAAGCCGCTGAAGCGATGAAAGCGATTGGTGAGGCTATTGCTAGCGGACTGGGGGAGGGGGCTGAATGA
- a CDS encoding YkgJ family cysteine cluster protein: protein MECRSHCGACCIAPSISSPIPGMPNGKPAGVRCVQLDDDNLCLIFTSPLRPAVCAGLQPHPEMCADSREEALVYLLDLDAATAP from the coding sequence ATGGAATGCCGTAGCCACTGTGGAGCCTGCTGTATTGCTCCTTCAATATCTTCGCCGATTCCGGGTATGCCGAATGGTAAGCCAGCGGGCGTACGCTGCGTGCAATTAGATGACGATAATCTTTGCCTAATATTTACCTCGCCCCTGCGTCCAGCCGTTTGTGCAGGATTACAACCCCACCCTGAAATGTGTGCAGATTCGCGTGAAGAGGCGTTAGTTTATCTTCTCGATCTTGATGCGGCGACTGCGCCGTAG
- the yeiP gene encoding elongation factor P-like protein YeiP → MPKANEIKRGMAVSWNGKLLLVKDIDVQSPSARGAATLYKMRFTDIRSGMKVEERFKGDDIIDSIQLNRRAVSFSYTDGNEYVFMDDEDYTPYSFNREQIEEELLFIPEAGLAGMQVLLMDDQVLALELPQTVDLVIVDTVPGIKGASASARTKAAQLSTGLTVQVPEYLSNGDKIRVHIPERRYMSRAD, encoded by the coding sequence ATGCCTAAAGCAAATGAAATTAAACGTGGTATGGCAGTAAGCTGGAACGGCAAATTACTTCTAGTCAAAGATATCGATGTTCAAAGTCCGAGTGCTCGAGGAGCCGCGACATTATATAAAATGCGTTTTACCGATATTCGTAGCGGAATGAAAGTTGAAGAGCGTTTTAAAGGTGATGACATCATCGACAGTATTCAGCTTAATCGTCGAGCGGTGAGTTTTTCATATACCGATGGTAATGAATATGTATTCATGGATGATGAAGACTATACGCCTTACAGCTTCAATCGTGAACAAATTGAAGAAGAGCTTCTTTTTATCCCTGAAGCAGGTTTGGCGGGGATGCAAGTCTTATTAATGGATGATCAAGTTTTAGCGTTAGAACTACCGCAAACCGTAGACCTAGTAATAGTCGATACTGTACCCGGTATCAAAGGCGCTTCAGCCAGTGCCCGTACCAAGGCAGCCCAGCTCTCTACAGGATTAACTGTCCAAGTCCCTGAATATTTGAGTAATGGCGATAAAATCCGTGTACATATCCCTGAGCGTCGTTATATGAGCCGCGCTGATTAA
- a CDS encoding phosphatase PAP2 family protein produces the protein MRQSNFPAIIILNLLGFCLFFSWYLPTNHGLWFALDKSIFYYFNHEMVKSHAFAVFVAITNYRGFDIVSFLAMAAYFYSFWRQKDHKGRMWMLALGITMLITAVVLNQLGHLIPVSHRSPSLFFSDAQRAGLLTGIPTKDGSADSFPGDHGMMLMIYGCFMGRYFGRKAFIVGLIILGVFALPRVMAGAHWFTDISIGSLSVVLVGMSWCLLTPLTDILINKIYQKLPGTH, from the coding sequence ATGCGCCAGTCTAATTTTCCAGCAATAATAATATTGAATTTACTGGGATTTTGCCTGTTTTTCTCTTGGTATCTACCGACCAATCATGGTTTATGGTTCGCCTTGGATAAGTCGATTTTTTACTATTTTAACCACGAGATGGTGAAATCGCATGCCTTTGCCGTATTTGTAGCAATCACGAATTATCGTGGATTTGATATTGTTTCATTCCTCGCGATGGCAGCTTACTTCTATTCTTTTTGGCGACAAAAAGATCACAAAGGTCGGATGTGGATGCTCGCATTAGGGATCACTATGCTCATCACGGCAGTCGTTCTCAATCAACTCGGCCACCTCATCCCCGTTAGCCACCGTAGCCCTTCTCTCTTTTTTTCTGATGCTCAGCGTGCAGGACTTCTCACGGGTATCCCGACCAAAGACGGTTCCGCGGACAGCTTTCCAGGGGATCACGGTATGATGCTAATGATTTATGGCTGCTTTATGGGACGCTACTTTGGTCGTAAAGCCTTTATTGTAGGGCTCATAATTCTCGGGGTATTTGCTTTACCGCGTGTTATGGCGGGTGCTCACTGGTTCACCGATATATCAATAGGATCATTATCCGTCGTTTTAGTAGGCATGAGCTGGTGCTTATTAACACCTCTCACCGATATACTCATCAATAAGATCTACCAGAAATTACCTGGCACGCATTAG
- the mepS gene encoding bifunctional murein DD-endopeptidase/murein LD-carboxypeptidase has product MVKSQPLVRYLWRAVPAIALATLLSACSSHPTTTANLEKHDVNNRNGFLLQASQDQFEELVHNVDIKSKIMNQYASWKGVRYRMGGESRRGIDCSAFVQRTFREQFGLSLPRSTADQQDTGRFINKSKLRPGDLVLFRSGSTGRHVGIYLGNNDFVHASTSSGVMISNLNDNYWKARYREARRVLSNSHS; this is encoded by the coding sequence ATGGTCAAATCTCAACCACTTGTGAGATACTTGTGGCGGGCTGTTCCAGCAATTGCCTTAGCAACACTGCTAAGTGCATGTAGTAGCCACCCAACTACCACAGCGAATTTAGAGAAACATGACGTTAACAACCGGAATGGTTTTTTACTTCAAGCTTCTCAGGATCAATTTGAAGAACTGGTTCATAATGTCGATATTAAATCGAAAATTATGAATCAATATGCGAGTTGGAAAGGTGTTCGTTATCGAATGGGCGGTGAATCACGCCGTGGTATCGATTGTTCAGCCTTCGTACAGCGTACTTTCCGTGAACAGTTTGGCTTATCGCTTCCTCGTTCTACCGCAGATCAGCAAGATACCGGACGTTTTATTAATAAAAGTAAGCTGCGCCCCGGTGATTTAGTACTATTTCGATCGGGATCTACCGGACGCCACGTAGGTATTTATCTAGGTAATAACGATTTTGTTCATGCTTCAACAAGCAGTGGAGTCATGATTTCAAACCTTAATGACAATTATTGGAAAGCTCGCTATCGCGAAGCACGTCGAGTCCTGAGTAACTCGCACAGTTAA
- the rsuA gene encoding 16S rRNA pseudouridine(516) synthase RsuA produces MRLDKFISQQLEISRAIAGREIRARNVTVDGEVVREAAFKVLPEHEVAYDGNVLHQQHGPRYYMLNKPVGYVCATEDEQHPTILYFIEEPMAWKLHAAGRLDIDTTGLVLLTDDGQWSHRITSPRHHCEKTYLVTLAEVLDPALITHFAEGIMLQGEAAPTKPATLEIVDSHQARVTLSEGRYHQVKRMFAACGNHVTDLHRERIGEILLDEDLAAGEYRELTQEEILSINLPPELQQPLS; encoded by the coding sequence ATGCGACTCGATAAATTTATTTCTCAACAACTCGAAATTAGCCGTGCCATTGCAGGTCGTGAGATTCGAGCACGTAATGTCACAGTCGATGGAGAGGTGGTACGTGAAGCGGCTTTTAAAGTATTACCTGAGCATGAAGTGGCCTATGATGGCAATGTGCTTCATCAACAGCATGGTCCGCGTTATTATATGCTGAACAAGCCAGTAGGCTATGTTTGTGCTACGGAAGATGAACAGCATCCCACCATTCTCTATTTTATAGAAGAACCTATGGCATGGAAGTTACATGCAGCCGGACGACTCGATATTGACACGACAGGCTTGGTACTATTAACAGATGACGGCCAATGGTCACATCGCATTACGTCACCGCGCCACCATTGTGAAAAAACGTACCTGGTGACTTTGGCTGAAGTACTCGACCCAGCACTTATCACGCACTTTGCCGAAGGTATTATGTTACAAGGTGAGGCCGCCCCAACTAAGCCAGCAACGCTAGAGATTGTGGACTCTCATCAGGCCAGGGTTACGTTAAGCGAAGGTCGTTATCATCAAGTCAAAAGAATGTTTGCCGCATGTGGTAACCACGTGACGGATTTACATCGTGAACGAATTGGCGAAATTTTACTTGATGAAGATTTAGCTGCGGGGGAGTATCGCGAGTTAACGCAAGAAGAAATATTGAGTATTAACTTACCGCCGGAGTTGCAGCAGCCACTGAGCTAA
- a CDS encoding DEAD/DEAH box helicase, with amino-acid sequence MSFTLRPYQQEAVDAAVQYFRKEHRPAVIVLPTGAGKSLVIAELARIARGRVLVLAHVKELVRQNHAKYQALGLNADIFSAGLAQKKSGSKVVFGSVQSVARHLEQFDAEFSLVIVDECHRIGDSDQSQYQQILDYLTQRNQHLRLLGLTATPFRLGKGWIYHFHYHGMVRGTEDALFYQCIYELPLRYMIKHGYLVEPKRLDMPILRYDFSSLVANQQGLFPEKALNLSLSQQKRVTPSIVAEIIQHAAGCRGVMIFAATVRHAEEILSYLPAESALVSGMTPSGERDDILQRFTSQKITYLVNVAVLTTGFDAPHVDLIAILRPTESVSLYQQIIGRGLRLYPGKTTCAILDYAGNDYDLYLPEIGSPKGESENQPVQVFCPQCQFANIFWGKALDDGTVIEHFGRRCQGIIEIGTQLQQCDFRFRFKSCPHCNAENDIAAKVCQQCDTVLVDPDDMLKAALKLRDATVLRCSGMLLQTGQDAKGEWLRITYIDEDGADVPETFRLHSPAQRHLFEQQFLRLHSRAPGIPFSWQSASDIIAQQALLRHPDFVVAHRQKAFWKIRHKVFDYQGRFRRADSAS; translated from the coding sequence ATGAGTTTTACTCTACGCCCCTATCAACAAGAAGCCGTTGACGCTGCGGTACAGTATTTCCGCAAAGAGCACCGCCCAGCAGTTATCGTTTTACCTACCGGTGCCGGGAAAAGCTTAGTGATCGCCGAACTCGCCCGCATCGCGCGAGGGCGAGTCCTCGTACTCGCTCACGTTAAAGAGTTAGTCAGGCAAAACCATGCGAAATACCAGGCATTAGGCTTGAATGCCGATATTTTCTCTGCAGGATTAGCGCAAAAAAAGAGTGGCAGTAAAGTTGTTTTTGGTAGCGTACAATCAGTCGCTCGCCATCTTGAGCAATTTGATGCCGAATTTTCCTTAGTCATTGTCGATGAGTGTCACCGGATTGGTGATAGCGATCAAAGCCAGTACCAACAAATATTGGATTATCTGACTCAACGCAATCAGCATCTGCGGCTGTTGGGGTTGACCGCGACTCCCTTTCGTCTAGGAAAAGGATGGATATACCATTTTCATTATCACGGAATGGTACGGGGAACTGAGGATGCCTTATTTTATCAGTGCATTTATGAACTGCCACTGCGCTATATGATTAAGCATGGCTATCTTGTTGAGCCTAAACGGTTGGATATGCCAATTTTACGTTATGACTTTTCATCACTGGTCGCTAATCAACAGGGGCTCTTTCCCGAAAAAGCTTTGAACTTGAGTTTATCTCAGCAAAAACGTGTCACGCCATCCATTGTTGCCGAAATTATTCAACATGCTGCCGGCTGTCGTGGCGTCATGATTTTCGCTGCGACAGTACGCCATGCAGAAGAGATCCTCAGTTACCTGCCTGCTGAGAGTGCATTAGTTTCCGGGATGACCCCCAGTGGCGAACGAGACGATATTTTACAGCGTTTTACATCGCAAAAAATCACCTACTTAGTAAATGTTGCGGTATTAACCACTGGATTTGATGCGCCTCATGTTGATTTAATCGCTATTCTTAGACCGACGGAATCGGTCAGCCTTTATCAACAGATTATTGGTCGAGGGCTACGTCTTTATCCAGGTAAAACCACCTGTGCCATCCTCGATTATGCAGGGAATGACTATGACCTTTATCTGCCAGAAATTGGTAGCCCTAAGGGTGAGAGTGAAAATCAACCAGTACAAGTTTTTTGCCCACAGTGTCAGTTTGCGAATATCTTTTGGGGAAAAGCCCTCGACGATGGCACCGTTATCGAGCACTTTGGCCGTCGTTGCCAAGGGATCATCGAAATCGGCACCCAGCTTCAACAGTGTGATTTCCGCTTTCGCTTTAAATCCTGTCCTCACTGTAATGCGGAAAACGATATTGCAGCGAAAGTCTGTCAACAGTGTGACACCGTTCTGGTCGATCCTGATGACATGTTAAAAGCAGCGCTTAAACTACGTGACGCCACGGTGCTACGTTGCTCAGGCATGCTACTGCAAACAGGACAGGATGCGAAAGGTGAATGGTTACGAATTACCTATATCGATGAGGATGGTGCTGACGTACCTGAAACCTTCCGACTGCACTCCCCTGCCCAGCGTCATCTTTTTGAACAACAGTTCCTTCGTTTGCACAGCCGTGCGCCAGGTATCCCTTTCTCTTGGCAGTCAGCAAGCGATATCATTGCCCAACAAGCGCTTTTACGGCACCCCGATTTTGTCGTGGCACATCGTCAAAAAGCCTTTTGGAAAATTCGTCACAAAGTCTTCGATTACCAAGGGCGTTTTAGGCGTGCCGATTCAGCCAGCTAA
- the rplY gene encoding 50S ribosomal protein L25, with protein MFTIEAQVRTEQGKGASRRLRLANKFPAIVYGGNEAATSVVLDHDFVNNLQTKPEFYTDVLTLVIDGKETKVKVQAVQRHPFKPKLHHIDFVRA; from the coding sequence ATGTTCACTATCGAAGCACAAGTCCGTACAGAGCAGGGTAAGGGTGCGAGCCGCCGTCTGCGTTTAGCTAATAAATTCCCAGCCATCGTTTATGGCGGAAATGAAGCTGCAACATCTGTAGTTTTAGATCACGATTTCGTTAACAACCTGCAAACTAAGCCAGAATTCTACACTGACGTTCTGACTCTGGTTATCGACGGTAAAGAAACTAAAGTTAAAGTTCAGGCTGTTCAACGTCACCCGTTCAAGCCAAAACTGCACCACATCGACTTCGTTCGCGCGTAA
- the yejK gene encoding nucleoid-associated protein YejK, producing MSLDIDQIVVHQLIKRDEDELSLILRDSLLSPTHEVEVMLEELHRVYSAKNKAYGLFNEESELRDTLQECRSGQQDFLSFTRAATGRLRDELAKYPFAEGGIVLFAQYRYLAVEYLLISVLNSQSSMRVNEALEISTTHYLDINHADIVARIDLTEWETQPDSTRYLTFLRGRVGRKVADFFMDFLGASQGLDAKAQNRTLLQAVDDYCEEVSLDKQSRQEYRQQVHQYCSDQLKAGDEITITELSHQLPEVNEQSFEGFTAQQGYEFEESFPADRSTLRQLTKFAGSGGGLTINFDALLLNERIFWDPTTDTLTIKGTPPNLRDQLQRRLKEQ from the coding sequence ATGAGTCTGGATATTGACCAGATTGTGGTTCATCAGCTAATTAAGCGTGATGAGGATGAATTATCACTGATTTTACGTGATTCATTACTGTCTCCAACACACGAAGTTGAAGTGATGTTGGAAGAGTTACACCGTGTTTACAGCGCGAAGAATAAAGCTTATGGCTTGTTTAATGAAGAAAGCGAGTTACGCGATACGTTACAAGAGTGTCGCAGCGGGCAACAAGACTTCCTTTCATTTACCCGTGCCGCAACCGGCCGCCTGCGGGATGAATTAGCGAAATATCCTTTTGCCGAAGGAGGTATAGTCCTCTTTGCTCAATATCGTTATCTTGCGGTCGAATATTTACTTATTTCGGTATTAAACAGTCAATCAAGCATGCGGGTTAATGAAGCGTTAGAGATTAGTACTACGCATTATCTCGATATCAATCATGCTGATATTGTGGCTCGAATAGATCTAACCGAGTGGGAAACTCAGCCCGACTCTACGCGGTATTTGACCTTTTTACGTGGTCGAGTAGGGCGTAAGGTGGCCGACTTTTTCATGGATTTTTTAGGGGCTAGTCAAGGCTTAGACGCTAAGGCACAAAATAGAACGTTGCTGCAAGCCGTTGACGATTATTGCGAAGAAGTGAGTTTAGATAAACAGTCTCGGCAGGAATATCGTCAGCAGGTACATCAGTATTGCAGTGACCAGTTAAAGGCTGGCGACGAAATCACTATTACCGAGCTATCTCATCAGTTGCCCGAAGTGAACGAACAAAGTTTTGAAGGTTTTACCGCGCAACAAGGCTACGAGTTTGAAGAGAGTTTTCCTGCCGATCGTTCAACCTTACGTCAATTGACGAAGTTTGCGGGTAGCGGTGGTGGGCTGACGATCAATTTTGATGCGTTGCTGCTAAACGAGCGTATTTTCTGGGATCCCACGACAGATACGTTAACAATTAAAGGAACTCCCCCTAATCTGCGCGACCAGTTACAGCGTCGGTTAAAAGAGCAATAA